In Desulfurobacteriaceae bacterium, the DNA window ACAACGGAATAAGAGTTGGAGTGATAGTCCCCGAAAGAATAGAAGGTTTAGAAAGAGGAAATGAAATTCAATCCGCTCTAAAAAAACTCGCTCCTCATATAGATTTTAGAGTTTTTTTTAAGATGATGTATGGTGAAGTTCTGGATGGAATTTTTTAGGAAAAAGAGAGTTAGAAAAATAGATAACAAGCAGGCAACCACAAAATTTATCCGTAGGAGGTATGGAATGGCTAAGAAAAGCTCAAGGTGTCCAAAGAATCCCATGACTCCAGAGGCAGCTGCAAGAATCCAGTCTGCAACTGCAAGAGCCAACGGAGGTATTACTCCAAAAGGAAGTTTTGCTGCAAAGGCACAGAGTGCAGCAGCTAAGAATTTCGGTTCCAATGGAAAGTGCAAAAATTAAATCAATTTTGTGGGTGGATGCTTTCCACCCACATTTTTCTAAAAGGACTATTTAAATCTTTATCTTTTATTTACAAACCAGGGACCCTAAAGCTTTTCCTCCAAGCAAGTGATAGTGAAGGTGGTAAACTTCCTGTCCTCCATCTTTGTTACAGTTAACAATTACTCTATAACCACTCTCAGCTATTCCAAACTCTTTGGCTATTTTTTTGGCGACGGTAAAGACATGTCCTATTAGTTTTTCGTGTTTTTCTTCAAGGTCGTTAACGGTTTCTATATGTTCTTTTGGCACTATTAAGATATGAACGGGAGCTTGAGGATTAATATCGTGAAATGCAATTACTGTCTCGTCTTCATAAACAATTTTAGAGGGAATTTCTCTGTTTATTATCTTACAGAAAACGCACATAACCTTTAACCTCCTCTTTCTTTTTTCTTTTTAAGTATAGCAGAATAGTACTTAACGAGATCCATAGAAACTAATGCCCCAAGCCCATAGCCGGAAATGTAGTATTTACTACCGTTTACTGCAAGAGAAGAAAATGCTATCTCTTTTCCACCGTAAACCATAAACCCTGTAAACCACTCACACCTTCCTTCTGGATATGTTAACTCTGAAAGTGTTCCACTTTTTCCTCCAACAAGAACGCTCGGATATTTTCTCCTAAGAATTTTGAAGAATCTTTTATCTGATACTGTTCCAAACCTCACGGTAGCAATCATCATCTTTTTCAGCTTCTCTGCAGTCTCCTCAGAAATAACATCTTCTAAAAACTCTTTCTTAAAAGAATAAACAACGTTTCCGTCCTTATCGTAAATTTTATCTATAAGGGAGGGTTTGGACATTTTCCCGTCATTTAAAACTATCAACGAAATTAATGCTTCATGGAAAGGGCTTATCCTTGTTTCTCCAAGACCTGCAGCCATTAAAGCTAAATCATAATCATCTAGAGGTTTTCTTACTATTCCCCAAGGGAAACCATAATCTTGCCTATTAAATCCAAACTTTTTAGCAAATTCCAAGAGTTTTTCTTTCCCAATAAGCCTTCCAAGATTTCCAAAGTAAGGATTTGAGGAATATGCAAAAGCTGTTTTTAGACTTCTTGTTATTCTGTAAGGACTACTTAACCAAACGGACGGTGAACATGAGTCGTCATGTCCACCACACTTCAGTTTCGTGTTGATATCAGCGACTTTTGTCTCTAAAGCAGCAGCTGTAGTTATAATCTTGAAAGTAGAAGCTGCTGGAAAAGTCCTCTTTGAAGTTAAGTCAGGATAGTCTAAACTTGAAACTGCACAAATTGTTTTTCCATCCTTGTCAAAGGCAACGTAAGCTCCGTACTTTACCTTGTATCTTTTGAATTCCTTTTTAACTTTTGACTGAAGTTCAGGATTTACGGTAAAGATTATAGTATATTCTTTTGTCCTGAGAACGTATTTTCCGTTCTCTACAGAAGCCTTCTTAAAGAGTTCATACTGATAGGAGAAATCGTTAACCAGTTTCCATAAAAAGCGGGGCTTTTCTTCTCCAATTTTTTCCTGTTTGACTTCCTTAATTGGCACTTTGTAAACAACGAAGCTAAAAAAACTAAGTAAAACTAGTGTTCCCAAAAGAAACTTAAGTCTCTTCAATCTTGAAGCCTCCTTTTAAGCAGTAGAAAATATAATATAGAACACAAAGTTCAAGGAGATTACTTTGGGTATAAAAAGATTTCTAATAGAAACAGCTTTAAAAAAGAGAGAAACTTTAAATCTAAAAAGTTCCGAAGTTAAAAGATTTCAAGAGTTAGCAGAGCAGATTTGGATTCCA includes these proteins:
- a CDS encoding histidine triad nucleotide-binding protein; this translates as MCVFCKIINREIPSKIVYEDETVIAFHDINPQAPVHILIVPKEHIETVNDLEEKHEKLIGHVFTVAKKIAKEFGIAESGYRVIVNCNKDGGQEVYHLHYHLLGGKALGSLVCK
- a CDS encoding penicillin-binding transpeptidase domain-containing protein; the encoded protein is MKRLKFLLGTLVLLSFFSFVVYKVPIKEVKQEKIGEEKPRFLWKLVNDFSYQYELFKKASVENGKYVLRTKEYTIIFTVNPELQSKVKKEFKRYKVKYGAYVAFDKDGKTICAVSSLDYPDLTSKRTFPAASTFKIITTAAALETKVADINTKLKCGGHDDSCSPSVWLSSPYRITRSLKTAFAYSSNPYFGNLGRLIGKEKLLEFAKKFGFNRQDYGFPWGIVRKPLDDYDLALMAAGLGETRISPFHEALISLIVLNDGKMSKPSLIDKIYDKDGNVVYSFKKEFLEDVISEETAEKLKKMMIATVRFGTVSDKRFFKILRRKYPSVLVGGKSGTLSELTYPEGRCEWFTGFMVYGGKEIAFSSLAVNGSKYYISGYGLGALVSMDLVKYYSAILKKKKERGG